The Chitinophaga flava genome has a segment encoding these proteins:
- a CDS encoding ABC transporter ATP-binding protein — protein MQNETSATPAPKPSLKWKSLKKTFRLFRYVKPYWVEFSLGMFFLLISSLAGLAFPRLLGDLVNPKSVTDLLHGFNKAGLLLVVVLVAQAAFSFFRTVLFVNVTEKTLAALRQHVYAHMIKLPMKFFLERRVGELTSRISSDISLLQDTLTTTLAEFIRQMIIIVGGVIILLVTSWELTAFMMAILPLMMVISVFFGKFIRRFAKQVQAQVAAANTVVEETLQGILNVKAFANEYFEIARYRQRTNEAARIGMKSGKFRGAFSSFIILGIFGALVAVIWRGVSMGMTSPELMSFILYSVFIGGSIAGLAEVYTSLQKSIGATENLLEILDEPEEAITQVEQISLADQLGGQISFRDVSFHYPSRPDLTILHGISFSVKQDQKVALVGPSGAGKSTVVSLLLRLYDPEHGRITFDGKPGTSIPLSVLRSQMAVVPQDVFLFGGTIRENIAYGKTEATDEELEAAARKANAWEFIRHFPLGLDTIVGERGIQLSGGQRQRIAIARAVLKNPRILILDEATSALDSESERLVQDALDKLMEGRTSIVIAHRLATIRQADKIIVLDKGRIVEEGTHAELIGVDGGLYRMLSEMQFTH, from the coding sequence CCTGTTTCGTTATGTAAAGCCCTACTGGGTTGAGTTTTCCCTGGGTATGTTTTTTCTGCTGATCTCCAGCCTGGCTGGGTTGGCTTTTCCCCGTTTGCTGGGTGATTTGGTAAACCCTAAAAGCGTTACGGACCTGTTGCATGGTTTTAACAAGGCCGGTCTGTTGCTGGTAGTGGTACTGGTTGCACAGGCGGCGTTTTCGTTTTTCCGTACTGTTTTGTTTGTTAATGTTACAGAGAAAACGCTGGCAGCCCTGCGGCAGCATGTTTACGCCCATATGATCAAACTGCCCATGAAGTTTTTTCTGGAGAGGAGGGTAGGGGAACTGACCAGCCGTATTTCGTCTGACATATCCCTTTTACAGGATACCCTGACCACTACCCTGGCTGAGTTTATCCGGCAGATGATCATCATCGTTGGTGGTGTTATTATCCTGCTGGTTACCTCCTGGGAGTTGACCGCCTTTATGATGGCCATTCTGCCGTTGATGATGGTGATATCTGTATTTTTCGGCAAATTTATCAGGCGTTTTGCCAAGCAGGTGCAGGCGCAGGTAGCTGCCGCTAATACCGTAGTGGAAGAAACCCTGCAAGGTATCCTTAACGTAAAGGCTTTTGCCAACGAATATTTTGAAATAGCCCGGTATCGTCAGCGTACCAATGAAGCAGCCCGTATTGGTATGAAAAGCGGTAAATTCAGAGGGGCCTTCTCTTCCTTTATCATCCTGGGTATCTTCGGAGCCCTCGTAGCGGTTATCTGGCGGGGCGTTTCCATGGGCATGACCAGCCCTGAGCTGATGTCGTTTATCCTTTATTCCGTGTTTATCGGTGGCTCCATTGCCGGTCTGGCTGAAGTATATACCAGCTTACAAAAAAGTATCGGTGCTACCGAAAACCTGCTTGAAATACTGGATGAGCCCGAAGAGGCTATCACACAGGTAGAGCAGATTTCACTGGCCGACCAGTTGGGAGGTCAGATCAGTTTCCGGGATGTTTCGTTTCATTATCCTTCCCGCCCTGATCTTACTATCCTGCATGGTATTTCCTTTAGTGTGAAACAGGATCAGAAGGTGGCACTGGTGGGTCCCAGCGGCGCGGGTAAAAGCACAGTCGTGTCTTTACTGCTGCGGCTGTATGATCCGGAACATGGTCGTATCACTTTTGATGGCAAGCCGGGAACATCGATCCCGTTGTCGGTGCTTCGCTCACAGATGGCTGTAGTACCACAGGACGTGTTCCTGTTTGGCGGCACTATCCGCGAAAATATCGCTTATGGTAAAACCGAGGCTACGGATGAAGAGCTGGAAGCAGCTGCCCGGAAGGCCAATGCCTGGGAGTTTATCCGGCATTTCCCACTGGGGCTTGATACTATTGTAGGGGAGAGAGGTATACAGCTCTCCGGTGGACAACGCCAGCGTATTGCTATTGCGAGAGCGGTATTAAAAAATCCACGTATTCTTATCCTGGATGAAGCTACTTCTGCATTGGATTCAGAGTCTGAAAGGCTCGTGCAGGACGCATTAGACAAATTAATGGAAGGTCGTACTTCCATCGTCATCGCCCACCGCCTGGCCACTATCCGGCAGGCAGATAAAATCATTGTGCTGGATAAAGGCCGTATTGTGGAGGAAGGTACGCATGCTGAACTGATCGGTGTAGATGGTGGTCTTTACCGGATGCTGAGTGAAATGCAGTTCACTCACTAG